A genomic window from Arthrobacter sp. FW305-BF8 includes:
- a CDS encoding LacI family DNA-binding transcriptional regulator, with translation MGRRTGTRRVGIADVALKAGVSHATVSRVMNGNFTVDPAIAQRVRDAAAELNYQPNPVGRSLALGKTDTIGIVVPDLANPTFQAILRGLSMAAAQDGYRVLIADSSEVSSEEAILAGEARRRCDGLVLCAPRMGDSELEELAPSLHPLVLINRSTTETRVPSLEVDYSQGVQELADHLVDLGHTSIAFLAGPARSASNRARMAGLDKFRAAHPGVELRMLEGGSSFETGHEAVDEVLASGATGVLAFNDLVAMGLLSGLHERGVRVPGDISITGFDDIPFARYTTPPLTTAAVPITELGEHAWHSLRALIRNAEAPEEESTFQPRLEIRGSTGPAAK, from the coding sequence ATGGGCAGGAGAACCGGCACCCGGCGTGTCGGCATCGCGGACGTCGCTCTCAAGGCCGGCGTCTCGCACGCCACCGTTTCCCGCGTGATGAACGGCAACTTCACCGTGGATCCCGCCATTGCCCAGCGCGTGCGGGATGCCGCGGCGGAACTGAACTACCAGCCGAATCCCGTGGGCCGCAGCCTTGCCCTGGGCAAGACCGACACCATCGGCATCGTGGTGCCCGACCTCGCCAACCCCACATTCCAGGCCATCCTGCGCGGGCTGAGCATGGCCGCGGCCCAGGACGGCTACCGCGTGCTCATCGCGGACTCCTCGGAAGTCTCCAGCGAGGAGGCGATTCTGGCCGGGGAAGCGCGGCGCCGCTGCGACGGGCTCGTGCTGTGTGCGCCGCGTATGGGCGACTCCGAACTCGAGGAATTAGCCCCCTCGCTTCACCCTTTGGTCCTGATCAACCGCAGCACCACGGAAACCCGCGTGCCAAGCCTTGAGGTGGACTACAGCCAGGGCGTCCAGGAGCTCGCGGATCACTTGGTGGACCTGGGGCACACCAGCATCGCCTTCCTGGCCGGCCCCGCCCGAAGCGCCTCCAACCGGGCACGCATGGCAGGGCTGGACAAGTTCCGGGCCGCACATCCCGGCGTCGAACTCCGGATGCTCGAGGGCGGCTCCAGCTTCGAAACCGGCCACGAAGCGGTGGACGAGGTGCTGGCCAGCGGGGCCACCGGAGTCCTCGCATTCAACGACCTCGTGGCCATGGGGCTCCTGAGCGGATTGCACGAGCGCGGCGTCCGCGTTCCTGGGGACATCTCCATCACGGGCTTCGACGACATCCCTTTTGCCCGGTACACCACCCCGCCGCTCACCACCGCCGCAGTGCCGATCACGGAGCTCGGCGAACACGCCTGGCACAGCCTGCGGGCCCTGATCCGCAACGCCGAGGCACCCGAAGAGGAGAGTACCTTCCAACCCCGCCTTGAAATCCGGGGAAGCACCGGCCCCGCGGCAAAGTAA